In Williamsoniiplasma luminosum, the genomic stretch TTTTGTGATTGTTGATTAGAAGGTTTGTATGCTTGGGTTTCATTGTTTCGCGATGATTTAGACTCAAGAAATTCTACACGGTCAGCATTGATATTGACAATACTTTCATACTTTCCATTGTCTTGTTTTGAACGCACAGAAATTCTGCCTGTAACTCCAACTAAACTTCCTTTTTTAAGGTAGTTTGTCATTTGGATAGCATTGTTATCTCATGCGATGCATGGGATAAATTGTGTGTGTTCTCCATCTTTTC encodes the following:
- a CDS encoding single-stranded DNA-binding protein, giving the protein MNQVSLIGRITNDLELRDSANGTKFVGFTVAVSEFRKDGEHTQFIPCIAWDNNAIQMTNYLKKGSLVGVTGRISVRSKQDNGKYESIVNINADRVEFLESKSSRNNETQAYKPSNQQSQNQKIEEPQNDNQTIEDSILWD